In one window of Verrucomicrobiota bacterium JB022 DNA:
- a CDS encoding ABC transporter ATP-binding protein yields the protein MPHVLSVDGVQKRFRSGPREITVLQDICLHVDAGESVSLRGASGSGKTTLLNIMARMEDCDAGAVHWGERDVTQQSSSSLAPVRAQHLGMVFQSYYLVPELNALQNVVLAARIGGMKGKDATARAKELLGLVGLGEREHHLPTQLSGGERQRVAVARALVNRPQVLLADEPTGNLDETTGLVIMDLLLQVCRDQQAALVLVTHSRDFASRTERKYELHNGVLGEV from the coding sequence ATGCCCCACGTCCTTTCCGTCGACGGCGTCCAGAAACGCTTCCGCAGCGGCCCCCGCGAGATCACCGTGCTGCAGGACATCTGCCTGCACGTCGATGCGGGCGAAAGCGTGAGCCTGCGCGGCGCATCCGGGAGCGGCAAGACGACCCTGCTCAACATCATGGCCCGCATGGAAGACTGCGACGCCGGCGCCGTCCATTGGGGCGAGCGCGATGTGACGCAGCAAAGCTCCAGCAGCCTCGCGCCCGTCCGCGCCCAGCACCTCGGCATGGTCTTCCAGAGCTACTACCTCGTGCCCGAGCTCAATGCGCTGCAAAACGTCGTGCTCGCTGCCCGCATCGGCGGCATGAAAGGCAAGGACGCCACGGCCCGGGCCAAAGAGCTGCTCGGCCTCGTCGGCCTGGGCGAACGCGAACACCACTTGCCCACCCAGCTTTCCGGCGGCGAACGCCAACGCGTGGCCGTCGCACGGGCTCTCGTCAACCGCCCGCAAGTTCTGCTCGCCGACGAGCCGACCGGCAACCTCGACGAGACCACCGGCCTGGTCATCATGGACTTGCTCCTGCAGGTCTGCCGCGACCAACAGGCTGCGCTCGTGCTCGTCACCCACAGCCGCGACTTCGCCTCCCGCACCGAGCGCAAATACGAGCTGCACAACGGCGTGCTGGGGGAAGTTTAG
- a CDS encoding ABC transporter permease, translating into MPWFLYLALKQLFPTGKRFGSFFFWASTLGVALGVAVLVVVQSVMGGFGQEHRTRMVELAGEVVIDAGGRPFYEPAAHEALDQIDSVQSAVPMANGMVMVMYRNIPVFPQIVGIDVMQADGYGWGNFVKEGSLSDLYDGSVAISRTLSDQIGVDVGDYVEVYSPLMLEGLKRDEVILPLELEVTAIYDVDWYQELVPGLMVTLRTMQDLYQLNDGVHAVQVRLKPGSDEFRVVEQLNETLRPGLHAMTWKQRFASQLWVLDFEKTMMLFINLFIVAVAVFAIAIAQLLNVVRKTREIGILGAMGARARELVIQYCFQGFCIGVIGTAAGVALAITILTFRNPIIDVLTRLTGSYDTLVQFYFFYRLPVHYTVQDFVVIISSALVLSTLAGLVPALRAAKMRPAEALRTEA; encoded by the coding sequence ATGCCCTGGTTTCTCTATTTGGCCCTGAAGCAGCTTTTCCCCACCGGAAAGCGCTTCGGGTCTTTCTTTTTCTGGGCCTCCACGCTCGGGGTCGCGCTCGGCGTGGCCGTGCTCGTGGTGGTGCAGAGCGTGATGGGCGGCTTTGGCCAAGAGCACCGCACGCGCATGGTCGAGCTGGCGGGCGAAGTCGTGATCGACGCCGGTGGCCGCCCCTTTTACGAGCCCGCTGCGCACGAAGCGCTCGACCAGATCGACTCCGTGCAGTCCGCCGTGCCGATGGCCAACGGCATGGTCATGGTCATGTATCGCAACATCCCCGTGTTCCCGCAGATCGTGGGGATCGACGTGATGCAGGCCGACGGCTACGGCTGGGGCAATTTCGTCAAAGAAGGCAGCCTCTCCGATCTCTACGACGGCTCGGTCGCCATCTCGCGCACCCTTTCCGACCAGATCGGGGTCGACGTGGGCGACTACGTCGAGGTGTATTCGCCGCTCATGCTCGAAGGGCTGAAGCGCGACGAGGTGATCCTGCCGCTGGAACTGGAGGTGACCGCGATTTACGATGTCGACTGGTATCAGGAGCTGGTGCCGGGGCTGATGGTGACGCTTCGCACGATGCAGGACCTCTACCAGCTCAACGACGGGGTCCACGCCGTGCAGGTGCGCCTCAAGCCCGGCAGCGACGAATTCCGCGTGGTGGAGCAGCTCAACGAGACCTTGCGGCCCGGCCTGCACGCCATGACGTGGAAGCAGCGCTTCGCCAGCCAGCTATGGGTGCTCGACTTCGAGAAGACGATGATGCTTTTCATCAACCTCTTTATCGTGGCCGTCGCGGTCTTTGCCATCGCCATCGCCCAGTTGCTCAACGTCGTGCGCAAGACCCGCGAAATCGGCATCCTTGGGGCGATGGGCGCCCGCGCTCGCGAGCTGGTGATCCAGTATTGCTTCCAGGGCTTCTGCATCGGCGTGATCGGCACGGCGGCAGGCGTTGCGCTGGCCATCACCATCCTGACCTTCCGCAACCCGATCATCGACGTGCTCACGCGCCTCACCGGCAGCTACGACACGCTCGTGCAGTTCTATTTCTTCTACCGCCTGCCGGTGCACTACACGGTGCAGGACTTTGTCGTCATCATCAGCAGCGCCCTCGTGCTGTCTACCCTCGCCGGGCTGGTGCCGGCCCTGCGCGCCGCCAAGATGCGCCCGGCCGAAGCCCTCCGCACCGAAGCCTGA
- the lysS gene encoding lysine--tRNA ligase — MSDSQPQSIDTSDQYAVRRAKLDEMRGNGLDPFHKNWEQTHTSVEAQASWVEDEAACPEVYCAGRLLTKRVMGKASFAHILDRAGKLQLYVQREVLGEEAYAFFKKQLDLGDFVGVRGKVFKTKTGEVTLRVEELQIVAKALRPLPEKWHGLQDDDQRYRQRYLDLISNEDSRRVFQLRSRVIATIRRYLQDQDFLEVETPVLTPEAGGAAARPFQTHFNALDCDFYLRIALELHLKRMLVGGFDRVFELSRVFRNEGLSRRHNPEFTMLEVYQAYSDYRGMMRLIRGMIDRICTDVLGSHEITRYDGQVINLGGEWREARYKDLVIEATGKVDWFELSREEKIAWCREAGIEIDRVDEREEFEITNNVFEKRVEHTLIQPTFVTHLPKELVPLAKISPDDPDTVEVFELCINGQEIAPAYSEQNDPLVQREQLERQAGEETQKIDEDFLLALEHGMPPAGGMGVGIDRLIILLTGVPSIRDVILFPSMKPMPRETATAEPDAQA, encoded by the coding sequence ATGAGCGATTCGCAGCCGCAGTCCATCGACACTTCCGATCAATACGCCGTGCGCCGGGCCAAGCTCGACGAGATGCGCGGCAATGGCTTGGACCCCTTCCACAAAAACTGGGAGCAGACCCACACCTCCGTCGAAGCCCAGGCCAGCTGGGTGGAGGACGAAGCCGCGTGCCCCGAAGTCTATTGCGCCGGGCGCCTGTTGACCAAGCGCGTGATGGGCAAGGCCAGCTTTGCCCACATCCTTGATCGCGCGGGCAAGCTGCAGCTCTACGTGCAGCGCGAGGTGCTGGGCGAAGAGGCGTATGCGTTTTTCAAGAAGCAGCTCGACCTGGGCGACTTCGTGGGCGTGCGCGGCAAGGTCTTCAAGACCAAGACCGGCGAAGTGACCCTGCGCGTCGAAGAGCTGCAGATCGTGGCCAAGGCCCTGCGCCCGCTGCCCGAGAAGTGGCACGGCCTGCAGGACGACGACCAACGCTACCGCCAGCGTTACCTCGACCTGATTTCCAACGAAGACAGCCGCCGCGTGTTCCAACTGCGCAGCCGCGTCATTGCCACGATCCGCCGCTACCTGCAAGACCAGGACTTCCTCGAAGTCGAGACCCCGGTTTTGACGCCTGAGGCGGGTGGGGCGGCCGCGCGCCCGTTCCAGACGCACTTCAACGCGCTGGATTGCGACTTTTACCTCCGCATCGCGCTGGAGCTGCACCTCAAGCGCATGCTCGTGGGCGGCTTCGACCGCGTGTTCGAGTTGAGCCGCGTCTTCCGCAACGAAGGCCTCAGCCGCCGCCACAACCCCGAGTTTACCATGCTGGAGGTCTACCAGGCCTACAGCGATTACCGGGGCATGATGCGCCTGATCCGCGGCATGATCGACCGCATCTGCACGGATGTCCTCGGCAGCCACGAAATCACTCGCTACGACGGCCAGGTGATCAACCTCGGCGGCGAATGGCGCGAAGCCCGTTACAAGGATCTCGTGATCGAAGCGACCGGCAAGGTCGACTGGTTTGAGCTGAGCCGCGAGGAAAAGATCGCGTGGTGCCGCGAAGCCGGGATCGAGATCGACCGCGTGGACGAGCGCGAAGAGTTCGAGATCACCAACAACGTCTTTGAAAAGCGCGTCGAGCACACGCTCATCCAGCCGACCTTCGTCACCCACCTGCCCAAGGAGCTGGTGCCGCTGGCCAAGATCTCGCCCGACGACCCCGACACGGTGGAAGTCTTCGAGCTGTGCATCAACGGCCAGGAAATTGCGCCCGCCTACAGCGAGCAAAACGACCCGCTCGTGCAGCGCGAACAACTGGAGCGTCAGGCTGGCGAAGAGACCCAAAAGATCGACGAAGACTTCCTGCTCGCGCTCGAGCACGGGATGCCGCCCGCCGGTGGCATGGGTGTCGGCATCGACCGCCTGATCATCCTGCTCACGGGCGTGCCCTCGATCCGCGACGTGATCCTCTTCCCCTCCATGAAGCCGATGCCGCGCGAAACGGCCACGGCGGAACCGGACGCCCAGGCCTAG